From Haloplanus sp. XH21:
GTGACAACGCCGTTCCCTGCATCGTCATCCGTCGTGAGGACACAGATAGACGCGGCCTTCCCGCTCTCTAAGAGGCGGGCTGCGACGCCACCAAGCGCGGTATCCGCTTTCTCGATGTTGTCCTCCGGGCGATTCGACTCACGTGCAATGAAGCCACGCACACCGTCCATAACGCTAGATACCGTCGGATTCGTGTAATCTAACTCGTCAGCGACGGTTACCCATCCAGTATCAATCGCACTGTTAATCGGTGTCTGGCCGGGCGTACTGCGGTCTGGCGCACCGCCAAGTTCCTCATACACCCGCTGCGGAATCACAAATGTAATCTCGTTCCGCCGGGCGAACCGTTCCAGCGCTGTATACTTGTTCCGCTGTTGGCGGCCACAGGCAATGAAAACGCCTGAATCAGCAATCCATACCGCGTTCTCAGGTATCGACTCGGTCGTCCCTTGCATGTATGAGAGAATTCCTACGCTTCCTCGTCGACCGGCTTGTCACGCGCATTCCGAATTTGGTCGAAATATGGATCGTACTCCCGCATGTCGAGAATCACCTCGCGGAGTGCCTGGAGTACCGCAATCCCGAACGCAGGTTGAAGGTTGAGTTCGCGCGCTGCGAGGCGTTCGGTCATGCCGCCCTCCACGTACGGAATCGCGTACGTAAGCGCTGCAGCGAGCTTGCCCATGCCATGCTTCTCGATCAGCAGGTCGAGATCCTGATCCTGGGGCGACCGGCCGATTGCCTCGACGAGCGTGGGCGTGATCGTGTACGTGTCGCCATCGAGGTTTGCAGTGAGGGTGATCGGGATGGCCGTGTAGGTGTGCGTTTTTTGCGTTTCATCCCGCGTGAGTACCCCGAGATCAACGAGTGTCCCCGTATCCGCATACGCGGTCGTGCGGGGCGTGTCGATGTCGGCGACGATTTCATCAATCGTCACTTCGCCTTCACGGAGAATATACGTGTAGAGGCGAGCGAGCCGTGGCTCTTCGAGTAGCTGTGCCACTGACATGAGGCCATTAATGGCGCGTTCGGGGTCCCCCGTCGCTTTCGACATACAATACATAATTCGTGTACTGAGTAATAACGCTTGGGTTGCGACCGAAGTCGGAGGCGTCCAAGTATCGCTTTTCGCTTGGTTCGAATGCAGCAGCCAGCTGCTCGCGCATATACTCCCGGCGGAGCGCCCGGGCCCGCGAATCCGAGAGATAGTCTGCAGGACGACGTCGGCGCTCGCGCTTCCCTGTTCGGCAGCGATCTCGTCGAGACTCCCGAGGACAACGTCGAGCGATGCAGAGTACGCATCGTACCAGTACCGCCGCCCCATCTTCGGCGCCGGTATCACTCCGCCGATCTCGTCGGGCAGCCCCGCACGGTTAGCGAGCTGTGAAAATCGGTTCCAGATCGTCCACTGTGAAATTGACCCTCCCGAGGTATGAGGTGACGGAAACAGGTAGCCGTCCCAGTCGTTGTGGTCGGTGAACGTCGCGAGTCGGTCCTCGACGACATCCCGAGTACCGGCATCGTGATTAACCAACACTAACCTGGACTGAACGAATTTGTTGGTTAATATGACGGTCTCCCGGGGCCGCGGCGAAGAGTCCCTACAAAATCAGTACCTCGTTTGTGAACACTACAACGCTCCATTCCGTGGCAAACGTTTATGGTTTCTAGTTTCGTAACTCTATACAAGATGAACTACGATACAGAACACGTGCGGAACGCGGGGGACACTCCGGGGATGATCACCGGAATCCCGACATTCGCAGAATTACTCGAGAACCCACCTCTCGCTAGCCTCTATACATCGATTCGGCGGTCAGCGACTGCCACGGGGCCTGAACTCGTCGAAACAACGACCGTCTCGAAAAAGACGGTGTACGACTATCTCCATAAGCTGGAGGAAGCCGGCCTAATCAGCAAGGTTGGCGACGATGCCGGGACTGCTGTATACACCGCTGAAGAGTTTGAACTGACATTGACGGTTCGCGAGACGGAAGTCTCGATCACTCCCGAACTTATCGAGGTGATCGCACAGAAGAACGAGTATCCCGCGATCAAACGGATTCTCGAAGATCACGGTATCGTCACGTTCGCGCTCGCATACGATCTCGTGAAAGCACACAGTGAGGGGGATGTCACAATCCGGCAGATCGCGAGCCTCACAGACCTTTCGCCTGGAACTGCGTATGATCTCGTCGAAGCGCTCTATTCGATTCTCGGTCTCGGTGACGATGAGTCATCCCCGACGACGTATACTCCGGATGATTTCGACGAGGACGAAGGCAACCTCCTCGAGGAATTTGCCGACAAGTAGACCGAATAATGGGGATGTACACTGCGAATATTGCGGATACAGTGATGTTTCGGAATTTAGGGAAGCATCCCAGTCCGTGCTTACAGTCACTCAAGAGTGCCGTTGAGGAAGCCGGAACAGAGATTTGGGTGCCAGCCGCGGTCTACCACGAACTAGCGGACAGTGGGAGTGCCGACTCACCGACGAATCCGTACCTCGATGCGGCTGTCGAAGAGGGGTGGCTTCGGGTAGCCACACCGCTACCAGGTGATCGCACAAAGGGGTTCGATAGTAGTGCTGGGCCTGTTGAGAAAGCGCGGTTCGTTGCAGATGGGTTTCTTAATCAGCAGAGCAAGTATCCAGAGACCAACAACTGGCAGGATGCAGCGTTGGTCGCGTTGGCAGTTCGATTGTTCGATGCGAATGCTCGAATCCGTGTGATTACCCACACAGCGGACGAAAATCTGGCAAAGGCGTGCGCTCGTATCCCTCCCGAATTCGGGTACTACGATATCAAGTCCCGATACTACAACCCGCCTCAGACAGCAAAATCTGAGTTTCCAACCGTTGACCAGCTCACGTGGAGTGGGTAGAGAAAGTTGTGGTGACAGCTTCGGTGGCCAACCAACGAGAGGGGGTCCTCTCCGTCGAGATCATCAATCAGCGTGGGCGTCTTTGATGACTTCGAGCCAGTGGGTGCTGTCGAGACGAATGCAGTCGAGGTCGAGAGCGAGTTCGGAACGGAGTGATGCCGGTCACTCCCCTGGGCACAAAGTTCCTCTTTGCGTGCTACTAGGGATAGAGACAGTCAGCGAGATCTTCATCTGGACGAATGAAGGCTACAATCTCTGCAGTGATATCAAACCGTGCCGGGAATGCGTCCGCTGCCGAGATCGGCTCGTCAATCTCGCTGATGTCCATAACCGGTTTTGACCGCTCGGTTTCGAACTCCATCTACTCGTACGGCAACAACAAGAAAACCGCGCTCTCGGCATCTACACCACCCCCTATGAGCTTCTTCGCCGGACAGTTCCCAGCCTCACCGATAATGTGGAAGCCGTCATCGAAATACGCGACATCGGCACGACCGTTCGAGTACCGCCGTTCGAAACACGTGTACGCTATCTCTCGGTCGATAACTCGCCACTCGTCCTGCTCCCACTCCTCAAGCGGACGGGCAACATCGTGCCCGAACTCGTAGAGAAAATCCGCAAGCACGACCTTCAAACTTGGTAGTAAGGCGGATTCCCCGCCCCACCGTGGGCGGGGAGGAAGCCGACGCCCGCTGCCACAAACCCACCAACTATTAAGTACCTTTACCATCTATTGAAACTCGTGGCGGACGACTATCTGAGACGCACCGCAATCACCCGCCCCATCCTCACCCACGAGCAGAAGCAACTGCTCGATGCCACCATCAGCGAATGGCAAACTGCCTGCAACACCAGCAGCCAGATCGGATGGGAACACGGTGAAACGCGGAAAACGTACCTCCAAGACCTCGCCTACGACGCAGTACTGGAGGAGACGCGTCTCGGGAGTCAGCACGCAATCCTCGCCACCCACCAGGCCGCAGCCGCACTCTCCGGCGTCGAAGAAATCAACGAACTGGACGAGGAGTACAAGACATCACGTCCGGAGTTCACCGCCGAGACAGTGAAATACGACACCCGGACGATGACGATATTCGACGACGGAACAGTCTCACTCGCAACGGTTGAGGACCGTATTCGGTGCGATCTCGCGTTGCCCGACGACGAAGATGGCTACCAACACCAGTACCTCAACGATGAGGACTGGGAGGTTACCGAATCCACGCTTTCTCGGCGTGATGGCGACTACTACCTGCATCTCGGCTTTCGCAAACCGAAGCCCGAGAAACAGGTCGAACAACAGGGCGACGACGAGGACAAGACAGTTCTCGGCGTTGACCTCGGTATCGTCAACATTGCCACCACCAGTACGGCGTACTTCGCGTCCGGCAGGGAACTTCGACACCGCCATCGGGAATTCGAGCGGATACGTGGCAACCTCCAACAGACTGGTACACAATCCGCACATCGGACGATTCAGCAGATGAGCGGTAGGGAATCCCGATACGTTCGAGACGTCCTCCACCGCGTGGCCAACGACATCATCGAGGAAGCACTGGAGCATAACTGCGAGTACATCACCTTTGAGAACCTGAGACACATCAGGGAACGTGCGCCGCCGGTGAAAGAGTTCCACCAGTGGGCGCACCGCCAGCTCGTTGACCTCGTGGAGTACAAGGCTGACGCGGAAGGCATCAGTGTTGAGTACGTTGATCCGGAGAACACGAGTCGGCGGTGTCCCGAGTGTGGCCACACTAGCGAAGGCAATCGCGTCAGGCAGGCGGAGTTCGAGTGCGAGAAGTGTGGTGCGACAGCGAATGCGGACTATGTTGGAGCGAAAAATGTTGGATGGCGGTACGTCCGTCGCGGCCTACAGTCGTCGCGGCGGACGGGCGACAGTCAACTCGCCCTGAAGTCAGGAACAGTGACGCCGAACCGGGGATTCGTCCCGTCCGACTAACCACAGTCGGGAGAGGCCGAGTTCACTGACAAGCCCCGCGCCACCGTGCGCGGGGCAGTTGACTGATTCACAGATTCATTGACTCACTGATTTGGACTATCTCGAGCATCTACTGGGGTCTGTAACTGTTTTCGTCTGTCCACAATCGTGATCTGTGTGTCGTCGGTCGATGCTGCCCAACACGCATCAACTCCTTTGTCGGCTGGGATATCGCCATCTCGAGCGATGGATGTCGAGGTCGCGGTCACATTCCCTTTCCACATGTAGAGAAACATGTATGGTGCGGGAGCCAGTACGCGTAGGTATGGCAACTGAAGAAGGCCCTGAGGAAACGAAGGTGAGCGACCGGGGAATGGTGACAATCCCTGCCGATCTCCGTCGGCGTCTCGACATCGAACCGGGGGACAAGCTTCGGTGGACCACCGACGAAGAAGGGAACCTCTCCGTCGAAATCGTCCATCAGCGTGAGGGGGTCTTCGACGACTTCGAGCCAGTGGATGTTGGTGAGACGAATGCAGTCGAAGTCGAGAGCGAGTTCGGGGCGGAGTGATGCCGGTTGCCCTCCTAGATACCAACGTCCTCTTCGCCAGTGCAAGCGCCCGCGACGACTACCATAACCGCGCTCAGGAGATTGTCCGAGGTATCGACCACGGCGACCTCCCGGATGTTATGGTGACGAACTACGTCGTCGCGGAAACGCTGAACCTTACTGGCGAGAAACTCGGACCAGACGCCGCGAACGAGATGCTAAATCGGCTCATCGAGGGCGCTCACTTCGAGATTGACCACGCACCGAAAACGGATTTCAACGCTGCTCAGGCCCTCTTCCGCCGGTACTTGGAGCTCTCATTCGTCGATTCGACTATTGCAGCATATATGGAACGGGAAGGTATCGAGTACCTCTACTCGTTCGACGATGATTTCGACGCCCTTGACGGCGTCACGCGGCTGGACACTGCGGATAATCCATTCAACTGAGGTGAATCGCCGGGGTCACCACCCGAGATGTTCGGTTTGTACCGTCTGTAGAGGCGTTATTCGCAGGTCGATCCAACCGAACAGCATTTGCCCAGCCTGATCGATCGACGGTGATCACGCCAAGTGCCTCGAGCGTATCGCCGGCGGCATTCACACTACTCAACCCTTTCCCCGTCACTCGGTGGAGTTCTCGATTCGTGAACCCTCGCTCTGGATTGTCGACGAGAAGATGCAGAATATCGGCGGTTGCCCCGTATCGGAATGCATCCGTATCACCGAGTGGGACGGGGAGCCGAACGTACGAACCCTCTGTTGGCCCTTCTCACCGAACCGTCTCGCTGTTCATGACTGTTCTAATGGTTCAAAGCAACAAACCGTTCTAATTTCCAGTAGTATTTGGTAGCATCCCGGCAGAACCGGTAGCACTGGCGAGGAGGTCCTTTGTGACACTACCGCTGGGCCGCCGCAAGCCCGTGTTACTACCGTGATTTTGGTGCAGTCCACCCGTGTCTCTCCCACCGCGCTTCGCGGTGAGCGGCGCGGCACGGAACTGAGAGAGGCGGGTCTGACGACCGCTCGCCTCGTCCTGTTGATCGGTCGCGGACTGAACGCCAGCAGAACGGGCACCTCGCGGTGATGGAAACCTGGCGTGGTTCCCCGCCTCCATATAGGCGGCAGGGTTCGCCTCCTCCATCTGTGTGTTTGAGAGGTACTTCCGCCCGACGTTGATCGCGCCGACCACGTCCCGATCACACTCGTAGCCACACCCGGGGCAGTGGAAGTGCCCGCCGTGGCGACACTCGGTGTGATCGTCCGGCGCTTTCACCGTTCGTCCCTCCTCACCACAGCGGGGACAGTGCCGACTCGTCCCCCACGGATTGACCGTCTCAAAGTCGATACCGACCATCTTGGTCTTGTACTCAACGTAATCGAGTAGCTCGCCGCGTGCCCACGACGAGATTGACCACGCGACCGCACCACTCGCATCCCCCGCGTCAAGCTGGCCAAGCGATTCGAACACGATGGTTTCACAGCCGTATTCCATCGCCAGCCACACCAGCTGGTTCGCCACGTCGTGCTGGATTTGCTCGCGGAGCCGACGCTCTTTCAGTCTTGTTTGACGATACTCGCTCAGTAAGTGGTTGAACCGTTCAGTGTGTGCTTTGGCCTGTCGCCGGAGTTCTGCAAGGCGGTCGTTGATGCCTTCAGCATCGGCTTTGATGCGGAACAGTTTGTCCTTGCTGGGGTGGTCGATGAACGTCGGCGGAGCGACCTGCTCGTGGTGACTGTCCTCACCAGCGTTGAGGACAACCGCAGTAGCCTGTTTTTTGACGCCGAGATCCACCGCTAACACACGGTCATCTACTGTCTCACCATCTTGTTCGGGCACGTCCACTGGCACGTCAAGCGTGTAACCGTGGTCGGATGCGTGAAGCGTGGGCGCTTTCACCTCCCCGGTTTCAACCATCTCGGTGAAGCGTGCGTGGGTGTGGAACCGGATTTCGTGGTCTGTCCAACCGTGATGCGAGTCCGGGTCAAGCGTGTCCGGCGCGTTCACCGTCGCCACCACGTCACCATCCTCGATGGTGAGGTCGTGGATGTGATAGTCGCCTTTATCCGGGGCGTACGGTAGTGTGCCGTTCGGCTCCGGTGTGGAGATGAGTTCCGTATAATGCTCGGGGAAGTGCCCGTGCTGGTCGTAGTACGTGTTAAGTTGTTCGACGACGGTTTTGAGAACGCGCCACTCGATGTACGGTGTGTCATCGTCGTTGAACAGTCGTGTACGGATGCGGTGCCAGCCGATCCGGCGGATTTTGCGCTCCTCGGCCGTTTTGAGGACGAAGTGGAACGCTTGATACTCGTCGCTGTGGGCGTCGAGGATGTGGGTGACGCGGTGGTAGACACACCGCTTGAACCGACTGTAGACGTATTCCTCAACGTCCTCAAAGGCGTCGTGGTCGTCGTCGCGGATGTACGTGTAGGATTGTCCGGCGTGGTTTTGAATTGCGTTGAGGTGGTCGCCCGTCCAGTATTCATCTTCGAGCAACCGTTGGGTATGTTTCTGGACGAGCGTGGTGAGGCGGCTGCACGCCTCGTGGTACTCGTCCGGGACGTGGAACTGTTCAGTGAGTTGCATCAGTCAGTATTCGGGTCAGGATCGGTGGTGCGGACGATTTTCACGTCTGCACCCACCCACTCTTTCGGGACGTAGATGTGAGCCCCGTTCCCAGTTGGTTTCACAGTCCCTTCGATCACTTCGTGCCCTTCTATTTCATGCCTGTCCATCAGTAGTAGTAGTATCTACAATGTAGATACAATTAAATCCATCGAATCAGTAGAAATTACTCCCGAATCCTACCGAATACTACTGAATCTCGTAACAGTTACGTTACCCTCGGTGACAACGATACACGGAGTTCTCGAAGCCTTCTCAACTTACTGTATCGGGGAGCAGCTGCCGAATTAGTCCCGAAATCAGTCACCTCAGCGGTGGTGTATCCAGCCATTCCGGTGTCTGTGGGGCTTATTTCTGAGGAGACGTACTCCTCACTCTCCATTTAGGATTTCTTGGGCGCGCTCGCGAACGCGCTCACCGTCGCGGTCACGGTAGGACTTGTGTGTTGTCTCGATGCTCTGATGACGGAGCGCCTCCTGAGCGGCCTCCGCGTCGTGGGTATAGAGTTCGTCCCCGAGGCCACGTCGGGCGCCGTGTAGTTTCAGATGCTCGCCATCGGAGCCGACCAGCCCTGACGCGTCGGAGTGTTCGCGGAGGATGCGCCGTGCCCCGCCGATGGAGAGCGCCGGCGGCGTACCGCCGTGCTCGCGGTAGACATCCAACACCGTGTCAGGGGCGAGGCGGTCGTCGTCTTCGTCGACGCCGTCGAGTATGCGAGCTCCGGCGTAGAGTGACGGAGGGTGTCGCGTCACCCAGACAGGCCAGTCCTCATCCCCGGGGTTCTGACGCCGATAGTGGTCCGCCAGCCGCGTCCTTCCGGCGTCAAGGAGCGGGGCTTCCTCGATTTCTTGGGACTTCCCGAGGACAGACAGTGTCCCCGCGTCGAGGTCAACATCGCGCCACCGAAGACCGTTGCGCCGGTCGTTGTCCAGGTCACGGAAGAGTTCGGCGCCGCGGGCCCCAGAGTAAGCGACCGTGGCGATGAGGGCCCGCTCGCGGGCAGCATCCGCCGCCGTGACCCATCCCTGCTCGTCGTCGAGGGCGGCGTCGAAGTACCAGTCCGTCCAGCGGACGATCTGCTTGCGCGTCGCCGGACTCCAGAACTGCTGGCCGTCGTCGGTCGTGCCGAGTGACTCATCAGGGAGTTCGTCCTCGACGTGATGGCTCTTTGCAGGGTTTTCCGAGAGGAGGTCGCGTTTGACGAGGTACTCCAGCCACGCACGCACCCGAGCGAAGTACTGGTGGGCGGTGGCTCCGCTGATGCCGTGGGGTTTTCCCTGTTGCTCGCGCGTCTGGACGCGGCGGTCGAGGTGCTGGGCGTAGCCTTCGAGGAGTCGCGTCGAAATCGACTCGACGTCCTCGACGCCACGGTCGGCGGCGAATTCTTCGAAACGCTCCAGCAGGCGTTTCGAGTCGGTGGCGTACCGTCCAGAGTCGCCGACCTTCCCCTTCGACTGGACGAACTGCTGTATTGCCGCCTCGAAGGTGGTTCTGTCGGCGTCTTCCCTGGGGGTAACGCCGTCCTGAGTGTCGTCCATTCCGTTGACTGACCCGACGGCGGCGACCTCCATAATTCTACCGTCGCTTATTCGATTAAGCACAAGTAGAGTCTTCGAGAATGCTAAACCTACGATATTGGATGGTATCAGGCTTCTATACCCCGAATATGGTCGTACACGAAACTAGTAAATCGTATACCACTATATATAAAATTCACATACTCTACGACGTGCGCACCGATCAGGAGAAGATGGAACAGCGACGGGGGTATCTGGAAGACGTGTAGGCAGTTCTCGCCAGCGTGAAGAACACCTGCGCCGTGTTCACGGCGCAGCTGTCGCCGTGTCGCCCCCCTCTGGGTCAAATGGGAGATTGATACGGAGTTCGTCGAACCAGACGACTGGGCGCTTGCGCCGGTCGTCTTCCTCGAAGAAGAGGATACCTAGCTGGGCAAGCCGACTGAGTTCCTCGTGGACGTTCTTGACATCCCGGTCAACGAGCCGTGCGGTTTCGTTGATGCTTGCTGGCTCTTCACGCCGGATGGCTTCGATGAGCTCGAGCACGCGCGGCGTCAGCGTCTCCATCAGGTCGTCGTAGCTGGTGAACGAGAGCGTCGGCGTGGAATCTACCGCACTGTCTCCTTCGAGTGCCACAATGCTGTCGGTGACGTCGTCGTAGAACTCATCGGAGGACTTCACGGTCACGACGAGGGTTGATTCGGCTTGGAGCTGTTCGCGCTCCATTGGGTGCAGCGGCGGTGTGGTGTCGTTCATGGGTATCACCGAAAAATCCGTGCCAGCGTAGATCATCAGTTCTCCGGCTCAGTAACTCCCTGAATAGCGTCCTCATGCGCAGCGTCGCGTGCCTCCTGTTTGATTTCCGCAATCGATTTCCTGTCGAAGGCGTCGCCGACAGCATCGCGAAGCCCCTCGATCGGGTCTTTTTTGAGCGGGATTAGCTCAACCCGGTCGTCGAGTTCGATGATCCGATATCGATCCCCGTACTTTTTACGAATTTCACGAGG
This genomic window contains:
- a CDS encoding winged helix-turn-helix domain-containing protein → MNYDTEHVRNAGDTPGMITGIPTFAELLENPPLASLYTSIRRSATATGPELVETTTVSKKTVYDYLHKLEEAGLISKVGDDAGTAVYTAEEFELTLTVRETEVSITPELIEVIAQKNEYPAIKRILEDHGIVTFALAYDLVKAHSEGDVTIRQIASLTDLSPGTAYDLVEALYSILGLGDDESSPTTYTPDDFDEDEGNLLEEFADK
- a CDS encoding tyrosine-type recombinase/integrase, translating into MEVAAVGSVNGMDDTQDGVTPREDADRTTFEAAIQQFVQSKGKVGDSGRYATDSKRLLERFEEFAADRGVEDVESISTRLLEGYAQHLDRRVQTREQQGKPHGISGATAHQYFARVRAWLEYLVKRDLLSENPAKSHHVEDELPDESLGTTDDGQQFWSPATRKQIVRWTDWYFDAALDDEQGWVTAADAARERALIATVAYSGARGAELFRDLDNDRRNGLRWRDVDLDAGTLSVLGKSQEIEEAPLLDAGRTRLADHYRRQNPGDEDWPVWVTRHPPSLYAGARILDGVDEDDDRLAPDTVLDVYREHGGTPPALSIGGARRILREHSDASGLVGSDGEHLKLHGARRGLGDELYTHDAEAAQEALRHQSIETTHKSYRDRDGERVRERAQEILNGE
- a CDS encoding type II toxin-antitoxin system VapC family toxin; protein product: MPVALLDTNVLFASASARDDYHNRAQEIVRGIDHGDLPDVMVTNYVVAETLNLTGEKLGPDAANEMLNRLIEGAHFEIDHAPKTDFNAAQALFRRYLELSFVDSTIAAYMEREGIEYLYSFDDDFDALDGVTRLDTADNPFN
- a CDS encoding DUF7437 domain-containing protein, with the translated sequence MSKATGDPERAINGLMSVAQLLEEPRLARLYTYILREGEVTIDEIVADIDTPRTTAYADTGTLVDLGVLTRDETQKTHTYTAIPITLTANLDGDTYTITPTLVEAIGRSPQDQDLDLLIEKHGMGKLAAALTYAIPYVEGGMTERLAARELNLQPAFGIAVLQALREVILDMREYDPYFDQIRNARDKPVDEEA
- a CDS encoding AbrB/MazE/SpoVT family DNA-binding domain-containing protein, with the translated sequence MSKIAEADDRGRIVIPREIRKKYGDRYRIIELDDRVELIPLKKDPIEGLRDAVGDAFDRKSIAEIKQEARDAAHEDAIQGVTEPEN
- a CDS encoding AbrB/MazE/SpoVT family DNA-binding domain-containing protein, with the protein product MATEEGPEETKVSDRGMVTIPADLRRRLDIEPGDKLRWTTDEEGNLSVEIVHQREGVFDDFEPVDVGETNAVEVESEFGAE
- a CDS encoding RNA-guided endonuclease InsQ/TnpB family protein, translated to MQLTEQFHVPDEYHEACSRLTTLVQKHTQRLLEDEYWTGDHLNAIQNHAGQSYTYIRDDDHDAFEDVEEYVYSRFKRCVYHRVTHILDAHSDEYQAFHFVLKTAEERKIRRIGWHRIRTRLFNDDDTPYIEWRVLKTVVEQLNTYYDQHGHFPEHYTELISTPEPNGTLPYAPDKGDYHIHDLTIEDGDVVATVNAPDTLDPDSHHGWTDHEIRFHTHARFTEMVETGEVKAPTLHASDHGYTLDVPVDVPEQDGETVDDRVLAVDLGVKKQATAVVLNAGEDSHHEQVAPPTFIDHPSKDKLFRIKADAEGINDRLAELRRQAKAHTERFNHLLSEYRQTRLKERRLREQIQHDVANQLVWLAMEYGCETIVFESLGQLDAGDASGAVAWSISSWARGELLDYVEYKTKMVGIDFETVNPWGTSRHCPRCGEEGRTVKAPDDHTECRHGGHFHCPGCGYECDRDVVGAINVGRKYLSNTQMEEANPAAYMEAGNHARFPSPRGARSAGVQSATDQQDEASGRQTRLSQFRAAPLTAKRGGRDTGGLHQNHGSNTGLRRPSGSVTKDLLASATGSAGMLPNTTGN
- a CDS encoding RNA-guided endonuclease InsQ/TnpB family protein; the encoded protein is MADDYLRRTAITRPILTHEQKQLLDATISEWQTACNTSSQIGWEHGETRKTYLQDLAYDAVLEETRLGSQHAILATHQAAAALSGVEEINELDEEYKTSRPEFTAETVKYDTRTMTIFDDGTVSLATVEDRIRCDLALPDDEDGYQHQYLNDEDWEVTESTLSRRDGDYYLHLGFRKPKPEKQVEQQGDDEDKTVLGVDLGIVNIATTSTAYFASGRELRHRHREFERIRGNLQQTGTQSAHRTIQQMSGRESRYVRDVLHRVANDIIEEALEHNCEYITFENLRHIRERAPPVKEFHQWAHRQLVDLVEYKADAEGISVEYVDPENTSRRCPECGHTSEGNRVRQAEFECEKCGATANADYVGAKNVGWRYVRRGLQSSRRTGDSQLALKSGTVTPNRGFVPSD
- a CDS encoding DUF2080 family transposase-associated protein: MDRHEIEGHEVIEGTVKPTGNGAHIYVPKEWVGADVKIVRTTDPDPNTD